The Methylomicrobium lacus LW14 genome window below encodes:
- a CDS encoding sensor histidine kinase — MIVLGFVIAVIPLFLAVLYAAFGMRETSALGRTINSQVFEQTKTIRQVLQKTADIERKARLFILLSDPALRQPYERESYETARASFKQALNELLKLNVANKIALLVNELSEKENLIYQQVISSTADDNPGLPVDEAFQGLREASNTLSREFENHVDHEFNELRLQSESLEQGLLIKAAVLLFISFIFIVTLLVILSRSLRQLDVSIRRLGSGELKQPITVTGPADLRYLGDRLEWLRTHLIELEVSKQQFMHNVAREIEQPLASIREGTERLVNEADKASDSAEQTLALSLSADVEKLKTVSEELVRYSQINVKPELKRKQTVNMKDLLEAVIKDFETPLQAKSITLKKLVRPIEISGIKEQLRNIIEELLSNAVKYSPVGGEIRIMLRDSGTQMELEVEDEGPGIEPDERAHVFEPFFRGKAAEGDDAAEGPGLGLAIVKEYVANHQGKVDVIDARQDQQGARLRVQIPISEDA, encoded by the coding sequence TTGATCGTTTTAGGCTTCGTGATTGCGGTGATTCCGCTGTTTTTAGCCGTGCTGTACGCGGCTTTCGGCATGCGCGAAACCTCGGCCTTGGGCAGGACCATCAATTCGCAGGTCTTCGAACAGACCAAAACCATACGCCAGGTACTGCAAAAGACCGCCGATATTGAACGCAAGGCCCGGCTGTTCATCCTGCTGTCGGACCCCGCCCTGCGCCAGCCGTATGAACGGGAATCGTATGAAACGGCGCGGGCATCTTTCAAACAAGCCTTGAACGAGCTGCTCAAACTCAATGTGGCGAACAAGATCGCGCTGCTGGTCAACGAATTATCGGAAAAAGAAAACCTGATCTATCAACAGGTCATCAGCTCGACGGCTGACGATAATCCCGGCTTGCCGGTCGATGAGGCATTCCAGGGGCTGCGCGAAGCCTCCAATACCCTGTCGCGCGAATTCGAGAATCACGTCGATCATGAATTCAATGAATTGCGCCTGCAATCGGAATCCCTCGAACAAGGGCTGTTGATCAAGGCCGCGGTCCTGCTGTTCATCTCATTCATCTTCATCGTGACCCTGCTGGTCATCCTGTCGCGTTCGCTGCGCCAACTGGATGTATCGATCCGCCGGCTGGGTTCGGGAGAACTCAAACAACCGATCACCGTGACGGGCCCTGCGGACCTGCGCTACCTGGGCGACCGTCTGGAATGGCTGCGCACGCATTTGATCGAACTGGAAGTTTCGAAACAACAGTTTATGCACAACGTGGCCCGCGAAATCGAGCAGCCGTTAGCCAGCATCCGCGAAGGCACGGAACGGCTCGTCAACGAGGCGGATAAGGCCTCCGACAGCGCGGAACAGACCCTTGCCCTGAGTCTGAGCGCCGATGTCGAAAAACTGAAAACGGTATCCGAGGAATTGGTGCGTTACAGTCAAATCAACGTAAAGCCGGAACTGAAACGTAAGCAAACGGTGAATATGAAGGACCTGCTTGAAGCGGTCATCAAGGATTTTGAAACGCCGCTTCAGGCCAAATCGATTACCCTGAAAAAGCTGGTCAGGCCCATCGAAATTTCCGGCATCAAAGAACAGCTCCGAAACATTATCGAAGAGCTGCTGTCGAACGCCGTGAAATATTCGCCCGTGGGAGGCGAAATACGCATCATGCTGCGCGATTCCGGCACCCAGATGGAATTGGAAGTCGAAGACGAGGGCCCGGGTATCGAGCCCGACGAACGTGCGCATGTATTCGAGCCTTTTTTCCGCGGCAAGGCCGCCGAAGGCGACGATGCTGCCGAGGGTCCCGGCCTGGGGCTGGCCATCGTCAAGGAATATGTCGCCAACCACCAGGGCAAGGTCGATGTGATCGACGCAAGACAAGATCAACAGGGCGCCCGCCTCCGCGTTCAAATACCGATTAGCGAAGACGCCTGA
- a CDS encoding methanol/ethanol family PQQ-dependent dehydrogenase has translation MRISKLTRTVASVLCGGAFLAAALPAEANKELDRLSKEDSNWVMQTKDYGSTHFSKMTQINTRNVHHLKPVWSFSTGVLNGHEGGPLVVDGIMYVHTPYPNNVYAIDLNNPDKILWQYKPKQNPAARAVACCDVVNRGVAYAPAGPDYPATIFLNQLDGNVVALHAKTGEMLWKMENSDIAMGSTLTVAPFVAKDKVIVGTSGAELGVRGYATAYNIKDGKQAWRVYATGPDEDIKLAKDFNSANPHYGQFGLGLKTWEGDAWKIGGGTNWGWYAFDPDLDMLYYGSGNPAPWNETMRPGDNKWTMTIWGRDIDTGEAKFGYQKTPHDEWDYAGVNYMGLSEQMVDGKMTKLLTHPDRNGLVYTLNRENGDLVNAFKIDDTVNWVKHVDLKTGLPVRDPEYSTHMDHQAKGICPSAMGYHNQGIESYDPEKNLFFMGTNHICMDWEPFMLPYRAGQFFVGATLNMYPGPKGTLGQVKAMNSVTGKFEWEVQEKFAVWGGTTATAGDLVFYGTLDGYIKALDSRNGKELWKFKLPSGVIGHPITYGHDGKQYVAIYYGVGGWPGVGLVFDLQDPTAGLGAVGAFKELAHYTQQGGGVMVFALGE, from the coding sequence ATGCGGATTTCCAAACTCACCCGCACCGTCGCGTCAGTCCTTTGCGGCGGCGCGTTTCTGGCGGCCGCGCTGCCGGCAGAGGCCAATAAAGAACTGGACAGGCTGTCGAAAGAAGACAGCAACTGGGTCATGCAGACAAAGGATTACGGCTCGACCCATTTCAGCAAGATGACCCAGATCAATACGCGCAACGTCCATCATTTGAAACCGGTGTGGTCGTTTTCGACCGGCGTATTGAACGGCCATGAAGGCGGACCGCTGGTCGTCGACGGCATCATGTATGTGCATACGCCCTATCCGAACAATGTCTATGCGATCGATTTGAACAATCCCGACAAGATATTGTGGCAATACAAGCCGAAGCAAAATCCTGCCGCGCGCGCGGTCGCCTGCTGCGACGTGGTGAATAGGGGCGTGGCCTATGCGCCGGCGGGCCCGGACTATCCGGCGACTATCTTCCTGAACCAGCTGGACGGCAATGTCGTCGCGCTGCACGCGAAAACCGGCGAGATGCTCTGGAAGATGGAAAACTCCGACATCGCAATGGGTTCGACGTTGACCGTCGCGCCGTTCGTCGCCAAAGATAAGGTGATCGTCGGCACTTCCGGCGCCGAATTGGGCGTCCGGGGCTACGCCACCGCCTATAACATCAAGGACGGCAAACAGGCCTGGCGCGTCTATGCGACAGGGCCTGACGAAGACATCAAGCTGGCGAAGGATTTCAACAGCGCCAATCCACACTACGGCCAGTTCGGCCTGGGCCTGAAAACCTGGGAAGGCGACGCCTGGAAGATCGGCGGCGGCACCAACTGGGGCTGGTATGCGTTCGACCCTGACCTTGACATGCTCTACTACGGATCGGGCAACCCCGCGCCGTGGAACGAAACCATGCGTCCTGGCGACAACAAATGGACGATGACGATCTGGGGCCGCGACATCGACACCGGCGAGGCCAAGTTCGGCTATCAGAAGACGCCGCATGACGAATGGGATTACGCGGGCGTCAACTACATGGGCCTGTCAGAGCAGATGGTCGACGGCAAAATGACCAAATTGCTGACCCACCCGGATCGTAACGGCCTGGTCTATACCCTGAACCGTGAAAACGGCGACCTGGTCAACGCCTTCAAGATCGACGACACCGTCAACTGGGTCAAACATGTCGACCTGAAAACCGGCCTGCCGGTCCGCGACCCGGAATACTCAACCCACATGGATCATCAAGCCAAGGGCATCTGCCCGTCGGCGATGGGCTACCACAACCAGGGCATCGAATCCTACGATCCGGAAAAGAACCTGTTCTTCATGGGCACCAACCATATCTGCATGGACTGGGAACCGTTCATGCTGCCTTACCGCGCAGGCCAGTTCTTCGTCGGCGCGACCTTGAACATGTATCCGGGTCCGAAAGGCACCCTGGGCCAGGTCAAGGCGATGAACTCGGTAACCGGCAAATTCGAATGGGAAGTGCAGGAAAAATTCGCGGTCTGGGGCGGCACGACGGCGACCGCGGGCGACCTGGTGTTCTATGGCACGCTGGACGGCTACATCAAGGCGCTGGATTCGCGCAACGGCAAGGAATTGTGGAAATTCAAACTGCCGTCCGGCGTCATCGGCCACCCGATCACCTACGGACATGACGGCAAGCAGTATGTCGCGATTTACTACGGCGTCGGCGGCTGGCCGGGCGTCGGCCTGGTGTTCGACCTGCAGGATCCAACTGCCGGTCTGGGCGCGGTCGGCGCCTTCAAGGAACTCGCGCACTATACCCAGCAAGGCGGCGGCGTGATGGTATTCGCATTGGGCGAATAA
- a CDS encoding ABC transporter permease produces MKTLDIALPQMALLYGLCLLPGLLLWLMGLRLSRDIGIGILRMSIQLALVGFYLKILFDLNDPWLNGLWILMMLLVADVSILRRAGLKVRDFALATFSAIASSILFSTAFLVVLVIQPTHFYDARYIVPLAGMILGNCLQGNVIALERFYSALRKNENEYTTFLMLGATRWEAVQPYFRDAVKAAINPTIAGMATMGLVSLPGMMTGQILGGSEPWLAVKYQIAIMICIFTSTTLASIINLKLSLNIAFNAFDVLKNELIEKP; encoded by the coding sequence ATGAAAACACTTGATATTGCGCTGCCGCAGATGGCGCTTCTCTATGGCCTCTGTTTGCTACCGGGGTTACTGCTCTGGCTGATGGGCCTGCGCTTGAGCCGGGATATCGGCATCGGCATTCTGCGCATGAGCATCCAGTTAGCGCTGGTTGGATTCTATCTGAAAATCCTATTCGATCTTAACGATCCTTGGCTCAATGGCTTATGGATACTCATGATGCTGTTAGTCGCCGATGTCAGTATTCTGCGCCGTGCAGGACTTAAAGTGCGTGATTTTGCGCTCGCCACCTTTTCGGCTATTGCCTCCAGCATCCTGTTCTCCACCGCTTTTCTGGTGGTCCTGGTCATCCAGCCGACACACTTTTACGATGCCCGTTATATCGTGCCTTTGGCGGGAATGATCCTCGGCAACTGTCTACAAGGCAACGTCATCGCGCTGGAACGCTTCTATTCGGCTCTACGCAAGAACGAGAACGAATACACGACCTTTCTGATGCTGGGGGCGACACGCTGGGAAGCCGTGCAACCTTACTTTCGCGATGCCGTCAAAGCCGCGATCAATCCGACCATCGCCGGCATGGCGACCATGGGCCTGGTATCGCTGCCCGGTATGATGACGGGGCAAATTCTGGGCGGAAGCGAACCTTGGCTAGCGGTGAAATACCAAATCGCCATCATGATCTGTATTTTCACCAGTACCACCCTCGCCAGTATCATTAACTTAAAACTCAGCCTGAATATTGCATTCAACGCGTTTGACGTGTTGAAGAATGAATTGATTGAAAAGCCTTGA
- a CDS encoding undecaprenyl-phosphate glucose phosphotransferase — protein MPLGLGNIFNGLFKQYGHTVILLLRFIDIAMLIGAAWVSHYFWLREFVIDQDYRIVIALGVLAAIIFFEIGQVYRPWRNDAMRGEIPRIIRAWVSAIGLVISIVALVRLQFWFGSSYRWIATWWVLGLVAVLAARGLLSQVLQWMRAHGWSQGRIVMVGLNQMAIAVGRQLSHSSWAGLQVIGYVDDQAEGPIKDGNFSLPHLGKVEDLANIVSKEAIDEVWVAFPGEALAERVQHELRHLPVSIRLVIDCFAFKQSKFLSLNTVAGIPTLDVSVSPLHGINRYIKEIEDRLLAFILLLLISPLLLFIAIGVKLSSPGPVFYKQVRVGWNNRKFTMLKFRSMPVDAEAKTGAVWAKPGENRATRFGGFLRKTSLDELPQLINVLTGDMSLVGPRPERPDFVEVFKDQVPNYMKKHMVKAGITGWAQVNGWRGDTDLNRRIEHDLYYIQHWSVWFDLEIALRTVLTGFINKNAY, from the coding sequence ATGCCGCTCGGTTTAGGCAACATCTTCAACGGACTCTTCAAGCAATATGGACACACGGTGATCCTATTGCTGCGGTTCATCGACATCGCCATGTTAATTGGCGCCGCTTGGGTTTCTCATTATTTTTGGCTGAGAGAGTTCGTCATCGATCAGGACTATCGGATCGTGATCGCGCTGGGCGTGTTGGCGGCCATCATCTTCTTCGAAATCGGCCAGGTCTACCGGCCTTGGCGCAATGATGCGATGCGGGGAGAAATCCCGCGCATCATCCGGGCTTGGGTATCCGCCATCGGGTTGGTGATTTCGATCGTCGCCCTGGTGCGTCTGCAGTTCTGGTTCGGTTCCAGTTATCGCTGGATCGCCACTTGGTGGGTGCTGGGATTGGTCGCCGTCCTGGCTGCACGCGGTCTGCTTTCCCAGGTGCTGCAATGGATGCGAGCTCACGGCTGGTCGCAGGGCCGCATCGTCATGGTCGGGTTGAACCAGATGGCGATTGCGGTCGGCCGTCAGTTGAGCCATTCATCCTGGGCCGGTTTACAGGTTATCGGTTATGTCGATGATCAGGCTGAAGGCCCGATCAAGGATGGCAATTTTTCACTGCCGCACCTTGGGAAAGTGGAAGACCTGGCGAATATCGTCAGCAAGGAAGCGATCGACGAAGTCTGGGTTGCGTTCCCCGGCGAAGCGCTGGCCGAACGCGTTCAGCATGAACTGCGGCATTTGCCGGTCAGTATCCGGCTGGTGATCGACTGTTTCGCCTTCAAGCAAAGCAAGTTCCTCAGCCTGAACACGGTCGCCGGCATACCGACGCTGGACGTCTCGGTTTCGCCTCTGCATGGCATCAACCGCTATATCAAGGAGATAGAGGACAGATTGCTGGCCTTCATCCTGTTGCTGCTGATCAGTCCATTGTTGTTATTCATCGCGATCGGCGTGAAGCTCAGTTCGCCGGGCCCTGTGTTTTATAAACAGGTCAGGGTGGGCTGGAACAACCGCAAGTTCACGATGTTGAAGTTCCGCTCGATGCCGGTGGACGCTGAAGCCAAGACCGGCGCGGTTTGGGCAAAGCCTGGCGAGAACCGGGCGACCCGGTTTGGCGGTTTCCTGCGCAAAACCAGCCTGGACGAGTTGCCGCAGCTGATCAATGTGCTGACGGGCGATATGTCTCTGGTAGGACCGCGTCCCGAACGCCCGGATTTCGTCGAAGTCTTCAAGGATCAGGTGCCGAATTATATGAAAAAGCACATGGTCAAGGCCGGCATCACCGGCTGGGCGCAGGTGAACGGCTGGCGCGGAGACACCGACCTGAACCGGCGTATCGAACACGATTTGTATTACATCCAGCATTGGTCCGTCTGGTTCGATCTGGAAATTGCACTGCGCACCGTTCTAACCGGTTTTATCAATAAAAATGCTTACTAA
- a CDS encoding ABC transporter ATP-binding protein, which yields MSPIIRVDQVSVTVHEKTILSDISFALFPGEKAVFYGKSGSGKSSVLKTVLGLLPLTRGRVYFQENPLTPASVQTIRSCTAYIGQEPILGAETVRDALLLPFQFKSHREHRPTDRQLIEVLQRLQLPVDILGQKSSRISGGEKQRIALARGLLLGKELYLLDEVTSALDAESKQAVFDVFSDPHLTVLSVAHDPEWLERCDIVFGLEAGRLTQEKRHENT from the coding sequence ATGTCCCCTATCATTCGAGTCGATCAGGTATCGGTCACCGTCCATGAAAAAACGATTCTATCAGACATCAGCTTTGCCCTCTTCCCTGGGGAAAAAGCGGTGTTTTACGGCAAATCCGGTTCCGGTAAAAGCAGTGTACTGAAAACCGTGTTGGGTCTCCTTCCTCTAACACGAGGCAGGGTTTACTTTCAGGAAAATCCGCTAACCCCTGCCTCTGTTCAGACGATTCGAAGCTGTACCGCCTACATCGGACAAGAACCGATTTTGGGGGCTGAAACCGTACGCGATGCACTGCTATTACCTTTTCAATTTAAATCTCATCGCGAGCATCGACCTACGGATAGGCAGCTCATTGAGGTATTGCAACGACTGCAACTGCCTGTGGACATTTTAGGCCAGAAAAGCAGCCGTATTTCCGGGGGCGAAAAACAGCGGATTGCGCTGGCTCGAGGCCTGCTATTGGGAAAAGAATTGTATCTGCTGGACGAGGTGACCAGCGCACTGGACGCGGAAAGCAAACAAGCGGTGTTCGATGTTTTCTCCGATCCTCATCTGACTGTGCTGTCTGTCGCTCACGACCCGGAGTGGCTGGAGCGCTGTGATATTGTTTTTGGACTGGAAGCGGGTCGATTGACTCAGGAAAAGCGACATGAAAACACTTGA
- a CDS encoding sensor histidine kinase, with protein MFRFRLAIAIAVSFCFVLFLGIALYWGSNQVARYFQRSQTAYEAFDHYERLSQEAYRHFKQRMDRLMTTAPTAEAGVESSKHRLYEAMQALRNTAVKTTDVESHSNDGTPQAAELERVAHFTAFLDASEYRFDEVERLRQQGQIEKAVQALSKFSEEEIDGRFQPLIDAAISAEREKAGKAKQELEDLVTHSRWVAILASLLAALFSLTSGILLLRGVRKPIEALMKGTDEIASGNLDHRIDLDTRDEFAYLASHFNQMAEELKVQQDKLREGRAVLEKRVAERTFELNRLNEELKSMDIARREFLADISHELRTPITVIRGEAEVTLRGQEREAEEYKDALQRIVELSMQLGKYVNDLMFLARTETANLQFEWDSVDLSELVTSVVEDFQVMAEEKSISVALDASAGPVRVRGDKQRLRQVLFILGDNACRYSNPGGCITVALRVDGNEASFSLTDQGIGIPAEDLERIFKRHFRSQNALHAREDGTGLGLPMAKSILKAHGGRISVTSAENSGSTFTVTLPLLSVEPYHNAIHQK; from the coding sequence ATGTTTCGTTTCCGTTTGGCCATTGCGATCGCCGTTTCGTTCTGTTTCGTGTTGTTTTTAGGCATCGCGCTGTATTGGGGATCAAACCAGGTGGCCCGCTATTTTCAGCGCAGCCAAACGGCCTATGAAGCTTTCGATCATTATGAGCGCTTGTCCCAGGAAGCCTATCGCCATTTCAAACAGCGCATGGACAGGCTGATGACGACCGCCCCGACTGCCGAAGCCGGCGTGGAATCCTCCAAGCATCGTCTCTACGAAGCGATGCAGGCGCTTAGAAACACTGCGGTGAAGACGACAGACGTGGAGAGTCACTCTAACGATGGAACGCCGCAAGCCGCCGAACTGGAAAGAGTCGCCCATTTCACCGCCTTCCTGGATGCCAGCGAATACCGCTTCGACGAAGTCGAGCGCCTGCGCCAGCAGGGCCAGATCGAAAAGGCGGTGCAGGCACTGTCGAAATTCTCGGAAGAAGAAATCGACGGAAGATTCCAGCCGCTGATCGATGCGGCGATCAGCGCCGAACGCGAAAAAGCCGGCAAAGCCAAGCAAGAGCTGGAAGATTTGGTGACGCACTCGCGTTGGGTCGCCATCCTGGCGTCACTGCTTGCCGCGCTGTTCAGCCTCACCTCCGGCATATTACTGCTTCGCGGCGTCAGGAAACCCATCGAAGCCTTGATGAAGGGCACCGACGAAATCGCTTCCGGTAATTTGGATCATCGCATCGATCTCGATACCCGCGATGAATTCGCCTATCTCGCCAGCCACTTCAATCAAATGGCTGAGGAGTTGAAAGTTCAGCAAGATAAACTGCGCGAGGGACGCGCGGTGCTGGAAAAAAGAGTGGCTGAACGGACTTTCGAACTGAACCGCTTAAATGAAGAATTAAAAAGTATGGACATTGCACGGCGGGAGTTTTTAGCCGACATCAGCCACGAGCTGCGCACGCCGATCACCGTGATACGCGGTGAGGCCGAAGTGACCCTGCGCGGACAGGAACGCGAGGCCGAGGAATACAAAGACGCCTTGCAGCGCATCGTCGAGTTGTCCATGCAATTGGGAAAATACGTCAACGATCTGATGTTTCTGGCCCGTACCGAAACCGCCAACCTGCAATTTGAATGGGATAGCGTGGACCTGTCCGAACTCGTGACCAGCGTGGTCGAGGATTTTCAGGTGATGGCCGAGGAAAAGTCGATTTCTGTTGCCCTGGATGCATCTGCCGGCCCCGTGCGGGTGCGCGGCGACAAACAACGGCTTAGGCAGGTGCTGTTCATTTTGGGCGACAATGCCTGCCGCTACTCGAATCCCGGAGGGTGCATCACGGTCGCCTTGCGGGTGGACGGAAACGAAGCCAGTTTCAGCCTGACCGATCAGGGCATAGGCATACCGGCCGAGGATTTGGAGCGCATTTTCAAGCGCCACTTCCGCAGCCAGAATGCCCTCCATGCCCGCGAGGACGGCACGGGCCTCGGCTTGCCGATGGCCAAATCCATCCTGAAGGCGCACGGCGGCCGCATCAGCGTCACCAGCGCGGAAAACTCGGGATCGACATTCACGGTCACGCTGCCACTGCTTTCGGTCGAACCCTATCACAATGCAATCCATCAGAAATAA
- a CDS encoding response regulator: protein MMDKINVLLVDDHAVVRTGYKTFLALSERIGAIHEADRGEMACQLYSRHQPDIVVMDLSMPGMSGLETIRRLISRDPRCKILVFSIHDELVYVSRALKAGAKGYITKNSTPDILIAAVGAIAQGGIYIDPELAQQLAMSMAAGQDESAKLKRLSPREFDVFCLLANGYTAKEAAEKLCLSYKTVCNHGTAIKEKMEVKTAAELAMLAGRHGLINVLD from the coding sequence GTGATGGACAAAATCAATGTCTTGCTGGTCGACGATCATGCGGTCGTGCGCACCGGCTATAAAACCTTTCTGGCCTTATCCGAGCGGATAGGCGCGATTCATGAAGCGGATCGCGGCGAAATGGCCTGCCAGCTCTACAGCCGGCATCAACCGGACATCGTGGTGATGGATTTGTCGATGCCGGGCATGAGCGGGCTCGAAACGATACGGCGCCTGATCAGCCGAGATCCGCGCTGCAAGATCCTGGTATTCAGCATTCACGACGAGCTGGTCTATGTCTCGCGCGCGCTCAAGGCCGGCGCCAAGGGCTACATTACCAAAAACAGTACGCCCGACATCCTGATCGCGGCCGTCGGCGCGATCGCGCAGGGCGGCATTTACATCGATCCCGAACTGGCGCAGCAACTGGCCATGTCGATGGCGGCCGGACAGGATGAATCGGCAAAGCTCAAACGGCTGTCGCCGCGCGAATTCGATGTTTTCTGTTTACTGGCGAACGGCTATACCGCGAAAGAGGCCGCCGAGAAACTGTGTCTGAGTTACAAAACGGTGTGCAACCACGGCACCGCGATCAAGGAAAAGATGGAGGTGAAAACCGCGGCGGAACTGGCCATGCTGGCGGGACGGCATGGCTTGATCAATGTACTTGATTGA
- a CDS encoding polysaccharide biosynthesis/export family protein has protein sequence MYRSISLIPVLLLQACSLTPGMEMETNSPLSHIEVPTMKDGKLVKEKAKIIPITADLIIEREHSKQQGINTLPTDNVPTTAYKIGPHDRLQITVWEHPELNDPGSEKIDPELAGKTVQDDGTLYYPYVGDVPVGGKTAAEARQLLTEGLSKYFKDVKVDVRVLSFQSHRAAVVGQVEHPGVLSMNETPLTIAEAISRAGGVNEEADTTNVTLARDGKLYKIDVLKLYEKGGADQNLLLKDGDVLNIPDRRDNKVFMMGEVNKQQALQIGNGQRMTLSQALAEAYGLDFNSSRPGEIYVIRPGEMKPEIFQLDAESPDALILADQFPLQAHDTVFVGTAGVTQWSRVLNQILPSSFTSVMSRAAFMGM, from the coding sequence ATGTATAGATCAATTTCCCTGATACCGGTCTTGCTGCTGCAGGCGTGCTCCTTGACGCCCGGCATGGAGATGGAAACCAACAGCCCCTTGTCGCATATCGAGGTTCCCACGATGAAGGACGGCAAGTTAGTCAAGGAAAAAGCGAAGATCATCCCGATTACCGCCGATCTGATTATCGAGCGGGAACATTCTAAACAACAGGGGATCAACACTCTCCCAACGGATAATGTTCCCACCACCGCCTATAAGATCGGCCCGCATGACAGGTTGCAAATCACGGTGTGGGAACATCCGGAGCTGAACGACCCGGGCAGCGAGAAAATCGACCCCGAGTTGGCGGGCAAAACGGTTCAGGATGACGGTACGCTTTATTACCCCTATGTGGGCGACGTTCCGGTCGGAGGGAAAACCGCCGCCGAGGCGCGGCAGTTGTTGACCGAAGGGCTTTCCAAATACTTCAAGGACGTCAAAGTCGATGTTCGGGTACTGTCATTCCAGAGTCATCGGGCGGCCGTCGTCGGCCAAGTCGAGCATCCGGGAGTCCTGTCCATGAATGAGACGCCATTGACCATTGCGGAAGCCATCAGCCGCGCCGGCGGCGTGAACGAGGAAGCCGATACGACCAACGTCACGTTGGCCCGCGATGGCAAGCTTTATAAGATCGATGTGTTGAAGTTATACGAAAAGGGCGGAGCCGACCAAAACCTGCTGCTCAAGGACGGCGACGTATTGAATATCCCCGACCGCCGGGACAATAAGGTGTTCATGATGGGCGAAGTCAATAAGCAGCAGGCCCTGCAAATCGGTAATGGCCAAAGAATGACGCTCTCGCAGGCGCTGGCGGAAGCGTACGGACTTGACTTCAATTCTTCACGTCCGGGAGAAATTTATGTGATCCGGCCGGGCGAGATGAAGCCGGAGATTTTCCAATTGGATGCGGAGTCGCCGGATGCTTTGATCCTTGCGGACCAGTTTCCCTTGCAAGCGCACGACACCGTTTTCGTGGGCACTGCGGGCGTCACCCAATGGTCGCGTGTACTTAACCAGATCCTGCCGTCATCTTTCACTTCGGTGATGTCGCGCGCCGCCTTCATGGGAATGTAA
- a CDS encoding SRPBCC family protein produces the protein MKRFFIILPSILLFSFAAIAHGPTPQKGLESITINAPVDKVWDAVKQFDAIADWHPDVKESSGDGKHESGGIRTLTLHNGGQLVEELDFYSDKDHEYSYRLKKENVEAFPTSSYSMEIQVKPGEAEGTTVVTLKSRFYRGDTGNTPPENLSDAAAVKAVIAFLKNGLDGLKAKVEK, from the coding sequence ATGAAGCGCTTTTTTATCATTCTGCCGAGTATTTTGCTGTTTTCATTTGCCGCGATAGCGCACGGCCCCACCCCGCAGAAGGGGCTGGAAAGCATTACCATCAACGCACCCGTCGATAAGGTCTGGGACGCGGTCAAGCAATTCGATGCCATCGCCGACTGGCATCCGGATGTGAAGGAAAGCTCCGGCGACGGCAAGCACGAGTCTGGCGGAATCCGCACCCTGACCCTGCACAACGGCGGCCAGTTGGTCGAGGAGCTGGATTTCTACAGCGACAAGGACCATGAATACAGCTACCGGCTCAAGAAAGAAAACGTCGAGGCGTTTCCGACCAGTTCCTACTCGATGGAAATCCAGGTCAAGCCGGGCGAGGCCGAAGGCACCACGGTGGTGACCCTGAAGAGCCGCTTTTACCGCGGCGATACCGGCAACACGCCGCCGGAAAACCTGAGCGACGCGGCCGCCGTCAAAGCGGTCATCGCATTTTTGAAGAACGGCCTGGACGGCTTAAAGGCCAAAGTCGAAAAATAA
- a CDS encoding response regulator transcription factor: MRVLLVEDDERIVDFIQRGLKAEGYAVEVARNGPEAIAMGIEGQFQAIILDLGLPIMNGREICEHLRNNGVDTPILMLTARDTVQDKVAGLRSGADDYMTKPFAFEELLARIEALMRRRGGEPKTEVKELRIADLVLNGETHEVRRGDTPIELTPKEFALLECLMRMQGKVLSRTRILEQVWGYSADPLTNVVDVYIRQLRRKVDDDFELKLLKTVRGYGYKLDAS; the protein is encoded by the coding sequence ATGCGAGTTCTGCTAGTGGAAGACGATGAGCGCATCGTCGATTTTATTCAGCGCGGGCTGAAAGCCGAAGGTTATGCCGTAGAGGTGGCACGGAATGGACCGGAAGCAATAGCGATGGGAATCGAGGGACAATTCCAGGCCATCATTCTGGATTTGGGCTTGCCCATCATGAATGGCAGGGAAATTTGCGAGCATTTACGCAACAATGGCGTCGACACCCCGATTCTGATGTTGACGGCCCGGGATACGGTGCAGGATAAGGTGGCCGGCCTGCGCTCCGGCGCCGATGACTACATGACCAAGCCTTTCGCATTCGAGGAACTTCTGGCCCGAATCGAAGCGCTGATGCGTCGCCGCGGCGGCGAACCCAAAACCGAAGTCAAGGAATTGCGCATAGCCGACCTGGTATTGAATGGGGAAACGCACGAAGTCAGGCGGGGCGACACCCCTATCGAGCTGACGCCGAAGGAATTTGCCTTGCTGGAATGCCTAATGCGCATGCAGGGCAAGGTGCTGAGCCGCACCCGAATCCTTGAACAAGTCTGGGGCTACAGCGCCGATCCTTTGACCAATGTGGTGGATGTCTATATTCGCCAGTTGCGGCGAAAAGTCGATGATGATTTTGAGCTAAAACTCTTGAAGACGGTGCGCGGATACGGCTACAAGCTGGATGCTTCCTAG